DNA from Kitasatospora herbaricolor:
CGAGGCCCGGGCGCTCGCCCGGCTGGGCGACCGTGACGGCGCGAAGGCGGCCATCCGCCTGGCCCAGGACCTGTTCGAGCACTCCCGAACCGGACATCCGGACGACGCCTGGGCTTTCCCCGAGCGGCGCCTGTGGCTCTACCTGTCCGGTGCGCTCACCGCCCTCGGTGAGACCAGCCAGGCCCGGCACGCCCAGCAACAGGCACTCGCGCTCTACCCGCAAGGGCACGCCGGCATCGACCCGGCCCTCCTCCACCTCGAGGAGGCGATGTGCCTGGTCCTGGAACACAGCCCGGCCGAGGCCCTGCAACTGGCCGTTCACGCCTACGGCGAGGTACCTGACCCGCACCGCACCGCGATCCTTAGCGCCCGGGCCCGGGACGTCATCGCCATACTCCCTGCCCGGCTTCAGTCCGGCCGCCCGGCCCGGCAGTTCGAAGAGATGCTCGCCCTGCCTCCCGGGCAGGCGTGACATCAGCCCTCGGCATAGGACAGCCTGACCACCATGACCATCACCGCAGCCGGCGGCTTCACCGCCGCACACCTCGCCACTGTCCTTGAGCAGTCGTGCCGCTCGGTCGGACTCTCTCCCGACGGTGCCGTTCTGCTGCGCGGCCACACCAACGCCGTCTACCACCTTCCCGTTGAACAGGTCGTCGTCAAGATCGCCCGGTTCGGCACTCCACCTGCAGCCGTCCGCCGCACCGTCGCCCTGGTCAAATGGCTCACCCAGCAGAACTTCCCGACCGTAGACCTGCACGCCGTCCAGCAGCCCGTGAAGGTCGACGGCCACCTCGCCACGTTCTGGACCTACCTGCCCCAGCCCGGCCGACCGGTCGCCGCCGAACAGCTGGCTGACCCCCTTCGAGACCTGCACCAGCTGACCGGGCCGCCTGTGTCTCTGCCCTCCGTGGACACCGTCGCCGCCATCCGCCGCTCCCTTGCCGCCACAGGCGCCCTGACCGCGACAGAACGGAACTACCTCGGTCGGCATCTGGAGCAGTTGGAGGTGCAACTCTCCGACGTCACTTACCTGCTGCCGCCCTCCGTCATCCAGGGTGATCCCCAGCACCGCAACGCCCTGCACACCAACGACGGACGGGCAGTCCTGTGTGACTGGGACACCGCAGCGTTCGGCCAGCCGGAATGGGACCTGACCACCATCGAGATCCACTGCCGACGGTTCGGCTACGGCCAGGCGCACTACGAGGAATTCGCCCAGCGGTACGGCCTCGACATCACCACCTGGGAGGGCTATCCGGTCCTGGCCGCACTGCGCGAGCTCCGGATGATCACCACCAACGCCAAGCGCGCGGCCCCGGACAGTGCGACCCTCCAAGAGGTCCGCCGTCGCATCAGCCAGCTTGCCGACCGGGCGGCCGACCAGCGCTGGAACATCCTCTGAGCAGCCCGGGCCGACGGCCACCGTGGCAAGCTCGCGCACGCGGGCGAGGATGGCCACGGTGTGGTTGTGCTCGGCACGGACAACTGACCTGTCGGCGCCGCGTTCCCGGCAGGGGGCGTCCGCGTCCGCGGCGTGGCAGTGGATGTGCATCTCGTTCCAGTTCGTTGGCCGAAAGGCTCCTTACGGAGCTTCGTTGCGGTGTGTACTGGTGCTGTACCGATCAGCAACCATTCAAGGAGCCAGAGCGGCGATCTTGAAGTGGCCGATGCGGATACATGTCACTGCCCGCAGATATCCGCATCCGGAAGCCGGTGAGGGATGCCCCAGCCTGAGAAGGTGCTCGACCCAACGCGTTCGCCCGAAGCTTGGTTCGGCGCCGAGCTTCGCCTGCGGCGGAAGGAGGCCGGCTTCACCACGTCCAAGGCCTTCGCGGTTGAGGTCCAGGTCAGCGCGGATGTGGTGCTGAAGATCGAGAAGGGCCAGTACCGCTGCCCGAAGGATCTCGCGCCCCGAATCGACGCGGCTCTGAAAACCGGCGGATTGTTCGAGCGGGCGTGGGCTATGGCCTTCGATGCGGATAAGAAGCCTCGTGATGCGGATACTTCGTCCAGCACCGTGGGAGAACGGCTTGGTCACTCGCTCGAAGGGCAGATCCTGGGAGAACGCACATCGTCTGCATCTGCCGGGAGTGAGTCCGTGCACCGTCGTGCTTTCCTCGCCATAGGAGGGCTTGCAGCCCTCGCCCCCCTGGACCTCACCAAGGTCCTCACACCTGGAGCAGACCTGACGGCACCAGCCAAGGTGAGCCCCAGGGAGATCCGTCAGCTTCAGGAGATCGCCAGCAGCCTTCACGCCTGGGACAACGCCTACGGCGGCGGCGGCCTCGTCAGCGAACTCGCCGCGAACTCGATGCGCTGGGCCGTGACCCTCCTGTCCGTCGACTGCCCGTCGGCGATCCGGCCGGACTTCCTGGCCGCTGTCGCCCGGCTCGGGCTCGTCGCCGGCGCGAGCAAGTTCGACGTGTTCGAACACTCAGCCGCGCAGACATCCTTCCGGATCGCCGTCGAGTGCGCCGAGGAGGGCAAGCACTGGCACCTCCGCGCCAAGGGGTACAGCTTCCTCGCCCGACAGGCCATCTGGACCGGTGAGCCGGACGACGGCCTCACCTACGCGGAGAAGGGCCTGGTCCGTTCGGACCGCCTGACCGCCACCGAGCGTGCCATGCTCCACACAGCCAGAGCGCGGGCCTTCGGCAAGATGCACAACGTGCCGGAGACCATCGCGGCCGTCGGCGCCGCAGACGACGCCTTCGCCGCACGCCGGCCCCAGGACGATCCGCCCTGGATGACGTACTACGACGAGGCCCAGCACAACGGCGACACCGCACACGCCCTCTTCGATCTCGCCGTCGGCATGAAGGCATACAACCCGGCCCAGGCCGAGCAGCGATTCCGAACCGCCGTCCACGGCCACGGCGAGGCCTTCCCCCGGTCCCGGGCCATCTCGGCAACGAAACTGGCCTCGTTGACCATGCACCGGGGGGACCCGCACGAGGGCGTCGTTCTCGGACGGCAGGCCGTTGCCCTCAGCGGCGTGCTCACCTCGCGCCGGGCAGCCGACGACCTCCTGGAACTGGGAAGGTTCGCCGTGCACCATCCTCGACTCCCTGACGCGGTCGACCTCAACGAACGTGTCACCGCTACCGTGCAGGCATGACCGACATCGCGCATCCGCCCCGAGCCGCTCTCGTAAAGGCGTGCGCCGCGATCGGCGCAAGCGCTCGCGACGCGGTCGCCCTGCGCCTCGCGGAGAACGAGCACTGGCGGTTGCCGGACGGTGTCATCGTCCGGATCAGCCAGCCGGGACGGTGGACAGCGGCGGTCCGGGAAGTGCACGTTGCCCGATGGCTGGCGGCCAACGGTGTGCGAGCGGTCGAGCCACTTGACCTGGAGCAGCCAGTCGAAGCCGACGGCCGGCCGGTCACGTTCTGGAACGAGGTGCCTCGCCACGAGCACGGGAGCATCGCCGACCTGGCGGCCGTCCTACGTGCACTCCACGCCCTGCCCGAACCCGACTTCGAGCTCGGCGAACTCGACCCCTTCGTCCGGATCGGCGAGCGGCTCCAGGCAGCCACTACGCTTCCACACAGCGATCGGCAATGGCTCCTCGACCTTCACCGAGACCTCGCCGAAGCATGGGAGACCGGCCTCGCCACCAGCTCAGCCCCAACCCCGATCCATGGTGACGCCTGGCCCGGCAACATCGTCAGGACGGCCGCTGGCCCCCTGGTCATGGACCTCGAACGCTTCTCAAGAGGCCCGCGCGAGTGGGACCTCATCTCCACCGCGGTTCGGGCCCGGACAACCGGGGCCGTCACCGAGGACGAGTACGCCCAGTTTTGCGAGCTGTACGGCTACGACGTCACCACCTGGGACGGCTTCGGCATCCTGGCCGGCGCCCGCGAGCTGCGCATGGTCAGTTACGCGGCACAGCACGCAGCACGCAACCCCGATTGGCGTCGTGAGGCGCAGTACCGTGTCGACTGCCTACGCGGCCGACACGGACATCGACCGTGGAAGTGGACCGGCATCATGTGAGTCCTGCGGCAGACCTGGTAGTGGGGGGCTTGCTGGGCTTGCTGTAGTGGCTGGCCGGTGCAACTTGCTCTGCAGGAGGACATGCGGACGGCAAGGAACTCTTGGTGCGCCAGATTTTGGGATGGTGCTGAATTGAGGCAACACGGCGGCCTCGCGCCCGTCCCGACAGGTTGGTCAGTTCCAGCCCTGTCCGCCGTCGTAGAAGATCTGATTGGCGCCGCCGTTCACGTCGTACTGGATCGCCCGGACGCCGTCGGCGGTATTCCAGCCTGGGATGTCGATCGCCTTGTAGAATCCGGAGGTCCACGTTTCGAATCGGACCTCCGATCGCTGGGGGCCGTAGGCCTGGGCGCGGTGGAAGAACTGGTTCTGGTCGGCAGTACTCGTCACGCCGGTCTTGCAGGGGTACTGCATGAGCCCCACGCCGTTGGCGTTGCTGGCGTACGGGATGTCGATGCACATCCCGGAGTTGACGTTGCGGATCTGGACGTCCCAGGTCCTGCCGTTCACCGGGACGTAGGTCCACTTCTGGTTGGCCCCGCCGTGGCAGTCCCACTGGCGGATGGCCGCGCCGCGGGCGGTGCTCCAGTCGGCGACCTCGAGGCACTTGCCGGTGGCCGCGCTGCGGATGGTGAATCGGCTCAGGGAGTTCCAGCCGCTGGCGGCCTCGGCCGGCGAGGCGGACATGGGAACGGTGAGTGCGACGGTGGCGAGTGCCGCGAAACCGGCGAGTTTACGGACATGGCGAAGCAAGGAAGTCTCCTTCGATTGAATGTGCAGGCCACTGACGCCGACGGGATATCAGCCGTCCGTGACACGCCACGAAGTGCTAGATGAACTCGCCAACCTCAGAAATCGACTGTCATTACGCCTGACGGAATGGTCATCACGAGCGAAATCCAGCAGCATACGCAATGTCGATGACTCAAAAGGATGGTAAGAGATGGCGCCAGAAATCATGGGTACACAACAATTAATCCGGCATGAGTGGGCTTTACTTCAGCACCTTGGGAGAGGAGCAGAGTGCTTATACTGCCGCTCCGGCCATGGCCGGACGACCAGGACCGCAGAACCCCTCCGTTTCACCTTCAGTGGCTTGCGAAACCAGCCTGGCGACCATTCTGGCCTCTTTGACCATTCCCGGGTCGGACCCTAGAGGGACACCCCGCCGCAATGCACCCTGCACGAGATCTGCCGCGCCAGCGAATCCACCATGCGGGAAAATAGGGACTGAGATCCCGCAGAGCGGGATGTAGGCGATTCCGACACAGAGAAGTAGATCTTCCGGGCGCACTCCATGGCCGCAGGC
Protein-coding regions in this window:
- a CDS encoding phosphotransferase family protein; the protein is MTDIAHPPRAALVKACAAIGASARDAVALRLAENEHWRLPDGVIVRISQPGRWTAAVREVHVARWLAANGVRAVEPLDLEQPVEADGRPVTFWNEVPRHEHGSIADLAAVLRALHALPEPDFELGELDPFVRIGERLQAATTLPHSDRQWLLDLHRDLAEAWETGLATSSAPTPIHGDAWPGNIVRTAAGPLVMDLERFSRGPREWDLISTAVRARTTGAVTEDEYAQFCELYGYDVTTWDGFGILAGARELRMVSYAAQHAARNPDWRREAQYRVDCLRGRHGHRPWKWTGIM
- a CDS encoding helix-turn-helix domain-containing protein, with the translated sequence MLDPTRSPEAWFGAELRLRRKEAGFTTSKAFAVEVQVSADVVLKIEKGQYRCPKDLAPRIDAALKTGGLFERAWAMAFDADKKPRDADTSSSTVGERLGHSLEGQILGERTSSASAGSESVHRRAFLAIGGLAALAPLDLTKVLTPGADLTAPAKVSPREIRQLQEIASSLHAWDNAYGGGGLVSELAANSMRWAVTLLSVDCPSAIRPDFLAAVARLGLVAGASKFDVFEHSAAQTSFRIAVECAEEGKHWHLRAKGYSFLARQAIWTGEPDDGLTYAEKGLVRSDRLTATERAMLHTARARAFGKMHNVPETIAAVGAADDAFAARRPQDDPPWMTYYDEAQHNGDTAHALFDLAVGMKAYNPAQAEQRFRTAVHGHGEAFPRSRAISATKLASLTMHRGDPHEGVVLGRQAVALSGVLTSRRAADDLLELGRFAVHHPRLPDAVDLNERVTATVQA
- a CDS encoding RICIN domain-containing protein codes for the protein MLRHVRKLAGFAALATVALTVPMSASPAEAASGWNSLSRFTIRSAATGKCLEVADWSTARGAAIRQWDCHGGANQKWTYVPVNGRTWDVQIRNVNSGMCIDIPYASNANGVGLMQYPCKTGVTSTADQNQFFHRAQAYGPQRSEVRFETWTSGFYKAIDIPGWNTADGVRAIQYDVNGGANQIFYDGGQGWN
- a CDS encoding phosphotransferase family protein; its protein translation is MTITAAGGFTAAHLATVLEQSCRSVGLSPDGAVLLRGHTNAVYHLPVEQVVVKIARFGTPPAAVRRTVALVKWLTQQNFPTVDLHAVQQPVKVDGHLATFWTYLPQPGRPVAAEQLADPLRDLHQLTGPPVSLPSVDTVAAIRRSLAATGALTATERNYLGRHLEQLEVQLSDVTYLLPPSVIQGDPQHRNALHTNDGRAVLCDWDTAAFGQPEWDLTTIEIHCRRFGYGQAHYEEFAQRYGLDITTWEGYPVLAALRELRMITTNAKRAAPDSATLQEVRRRISQLADRAADQRWNIL